Part of the Myxococcota bacterium genome is shown below.
GGAAGATGCGCGCCTGGATGCACCCCTGGGCCGCGCTCTACTGCGGCTCGGTGGCGCTGGGCATGGCGATCTGGGGCGTGCGCGACGCGCGCCCGAGCTCGCTGTATGTGGGCCTGGCCGGCTGCGTGCCCTTCGCGCTGCTCACTGCCGCGCTCTGGCGTGCGCGCTACCGCTTCGACACGCGATAGAATCCCGGCCTCGAAAAAGAAGAAGGAAGACACGACATGGCGATCGACTTCAGCCTGCCGGCCGACATCGTCGAGCTGCGCACCCGGATCCGCGAGTTCATCGACAAAGACGTGGAGCCGGCGGCGGCCGTGCTCGAGAAGACCGACGACCGCGCGAAGTGGGGGCCCGAGATCATCCGCCTGCGCAAGCTGGCCCGCGAGAAGGGGCTGTGGCTGCC
Proteins encoded:
- a CDS encoding acyl-CoA dehydrogenase, coding for MAIDFSLPADIVELRTRIREFIDKDVEPAAAVLEKTDDRAKWGPEIIRLRKLAREKGLWLP